AGAATACGCGCCCCCAGCACGGCATTTTTCCCCAGCCCCGAACAGCTGCGGCCCAGACAGACCTGGGTTTGATCATCCAGCGCGACCCAAACCGGCACGTTCTGCTGAATGCTGACGGGCACTTGAAAATAGCTGGCCAGAAGCGCTTGCAGGGCAGGCGCACTGCGAGTTTGGGACGCCAGCGCAGGCGCCTGAAAATACACGGCATGATCGCTCATGGGAGCCGATTCGCCCTGACTCCCTACTCCAGCCAGACTGGCCAGCCAACGCGTGAAACCATCCTGATCATGTTCCAGGTCACAGACCGCCTGCGCTTGTGCCCATGCTCTGAAAAACAGCAAAAACAGACGGTGATGAAACTGGTCCAGAAAGGCCACACCGGCATGGTCACCAAAGTTGCGGCTCCGCTGGAAAAAGTACTCTGTCATGTGCAGTGGCAAAGGGCCATTGGGCCCCCACAAGCCAAAGCCTTGCACATCCAGATGCAGTTGTTCATCTTCCCAGCGCGCGGTTTGCACGCTGGAAGCCGCAAACGCCAGACTCGGCGGCTGGCCTACCCGCACCTCTTCCTGACGCGGCGTAGGCGCGGTTCCCAAGCGAGGCTGGCCCTGGGCTGCCTGCAAGGCATCAACGGCCCGCAAGACCCGAAACAGATCATGCCCAAAAGGCCATTGCTGAATGATCCGACCCAGCTCCTCCAAGGAAGCCTGTGGCTTGAGCTGCTCTTGCTCGGCCCGGTTCACAGCACCGCCCGCGTACCTGCTTGCGGCCCCCAGGCGCCCAGTTCCACTCCTGCTTCGGAACGAAATTGGGTAGAAACAAAACTGTTCAGACTGACATGGCGGGCCAGGTAACGACTGAGCACAGCGGCCAGAACAAACGGACGGCCACCGGGAAAACCACTCTGATCCAGCGTGACCTCAAAATGCACGCCACGCGCCATCACCAACGGCCCTGGCCCAGGCATGGCCCGCTGCACGGGCCGCGCCTGAACCGCCATAAGGGACGCCAGCTGGCGCAGAGCACCCGCATCAGCGCTGTCCACATGCGGAGCCAGCAAGGCACGCCAGCGATCCGCCGCCTGTATCGGGTCTGACTGCGCCACACCCAACTGGGCCAAGCTCATCTGCGCGATCAGCTCCCAGGCCTGGCGGCCTCCCGTCGAGGCCGCTCGCGGTCGGGTCAGTCCACCCAACAGGCGGATACCGGCCACAGGGGCCGACACCTGCAAACTGAAATCCGACTCAGGCGAACGAGGCAGCAGCAAAGGTAAATCACGGTTACTGCACCAGGCGGTCACACTGATCTGATTCATGCCAAAAAACTCGGACTGCTCATGCTGATTGACCAGCGAGACATAGACTTCACTGCCTACGTAACTGCTGCGTCCCCCCCAACGCTTCTGGGCATCGGACACGAGGCGCGGTTCACGGCGCAACGTGTAATAGCGGCCATATGCCCCTCCATCCTGAGCCGTACTGGCATACAAGGGGCGAAACACAACATCGTCTGTTCCTCGTCGGCCATGGCCTTGCACCCGCTCCATCAGGCAAACTTCAAAGTCCATGGGACGGGTTCTGTCCATGACCACGTGATGATCGCTTGCCTGGGGACGCAAGGCCATACGTTCACTGCGTCGACGAAACAAATTCACGACGGGCGTGCAATACAAACGCACATGGCCAGGCCCGACTCGAGCGGCCAGATCAGGCCAGGCCTGTTTCAACACAATGTGCACACTCCAGCGACGGCTTTTCAGCGCCTGCGCCCGCGCTCTGGCAATTGCGGCTTGCAAACCCCGTAGCCGCACGAAAGCAAATCGCCCCGGCAAGGCAAAGTACTCCCGCAACAAGCGATGGCCGGAGAACTCCTGGGACACCATGGGCAAGATGGCTTGATCATCTTCCAGGCCATCGTGTGTCAGGCAATCGGACATCGCTAGAAACTGCGGCGCCTCGTCCTCCATCTGCACGAATACCCCCAAGGCCTGACGCAACAAGGCATCGAGCAACACGCTGCTGTCAGACTCCGGGCCAGCCAGATGCAGGCTCAACTCATCTACCGCCAATTCTTCCAGTGTCAGGCCGCCTTGTACCGAAAAGTCCAGCCGCAAGGCCGAACGAGCCTGTGCCGCCTGTCGACTACCCAGCGCCGCCAGCGGCAGATCAGCAGCGACATCACCCAGTTGCACATGCGTCAAGGCCATGGGCCACAAAGAGACGGTATGACAGGTGGAAAACTCACAGGCGGTTTGCTCTCCAGCCGGAATACGGGAGCGCAAGGTGGTGTGACGCGGCACCGTAAAACCTTTGGCCAGCGCCCCTTCGCTCATGCTGGGACAAAACTGCACCAAGCCCATGCTGGGAGTGGGCATCAGCCAGGAAGGCTGGATCACATCCAGCAATTGCTGGCTCAGGCGGGGAAACTCCGCGTCCATCTTCAGCTGGATGCGGGCCGTCAGAAAGCTGAACCCCTCCAGAAGGCGCTCGACATAGGGATCAGCGACCGCCGTATCGTGGACACCCAGACGGGCAGCCACCTTCGGGTAGGCTTGCGCAAACTCGGCGCCCAGCTCGCGCAGATACGCCAGTTCACGATTGTAGTAATGCAAAAGCTCCGGATTCATCCCGATGCGTCACTCTCTTCAAGATCCAGTTGCCCGCTTTCCAGATCAATGCTGGTGCGCAGTAGAAATTCCTGCGGATACGGTTCACACCAGACATGGCCCTGAATACGCAGACTTAGCACGTTATGCAGATCCTGCTGGGAGCGGTGATCCAGACAATGCACCTGCAAGGTATCGGGCAAAATGCGGGGCTCGAAATGCAAAATCGCGGTGCGCAGCGCCTGTTCCACATCCAGCCACTCCACCTCGCTCATGGTCTTGCCGGCCAGCGGGCTCAAACCATAATTCAGGCAGGAGCGACGCACATGGACCAAGGCCTGCATCAAGGGAGTCGCCCCCTGATTGGGGGTATTGAGCAAATGACCCAGATCGCGCAACACCGCCTGGCGCATCTGGTACTGGCTCATGGGCTGGGGTGGCTCCCAAATCTGATCGGGCCGCTCGTCGGTCAACCGGTCCAGCAGACACGGTTGCAAGCGATCTGCCTGACCGCGCATCAGCGCGGCCCCGCGGCGTCCCGGTAAGCGAAAGCGGTCCATGGCGGCCCTACCTCTAGAAGCCAGCCCGATCAGGCCTCTTTATTCTGCTTGATATCCCAGGCCACCAGGGTTTCAGCCCCTTTGCTGCCGCGCTCGGACTGCTCCCAATATTGCTGCTTGACGCGTGCGGCCTGAAAGGAATAGTTGACCATCACACTTTCCACATCACGCTCGGCATTGAGCTGAACCGAAGTCACCAGGACTTCTTCCAGCGTAATTTTGGTGTATTCCACCTGCTCGCCACCGGCCTTGCACACCGACAGCTCCACCTTGCCCAGATGTTTGCCACTGGCGCAATGCTTCATCACCGCTGGGGCGGCCTTGTCAATGCGGGCGAGCACATGCAGATCATTGAAGTTGGCTTTGCCCTGACCGCCGCCCCCGCCCGAGCTCATGCTGCCGGGCTGGGAGGCGCCCCATGAGAACGACAGAATATCGGTCCAGTCTTTGTGGTTGGCATCTTTGGACTCGCCATTGGCGCCTTCAATCTTCATGAACATATCAACAGACACGCTTTTCTCCTTGGAGGTCGAATAAGGCCATCAAAGGCCAGGATGGAAATCAGTTCTGCTCGCCTTTCAATGACGGCAAGCGCGATACCAGTCGCAACGAAACCGTCAGGCCTTCCAGTTGGTAATGCGGGCGCAAGAAGAACTTGGCGGCGTAGTAACCGGGGTTATCGGGGACCTCCTGCACCGACACTTCAGCTGCCGCCAATGGCTTGCGCGCCTTGGTTTCCTGCGAGGAGTTGGTGGGATCGCCATCTACATAATTCATGATCCATCCGTTCAGCCAACGCTCCATATCGTCACGTTCGCGAAAGGAGCCGATCTTGTCACGCACGATGCATTTGAGGTAATGCGCGAACCGGCAGCAGGCAAACAGATAAGGCAGACGCGCTGCCAGACGGGCGTTGGCCGTGGCATCGGCATCGTAGTATTCCTGAGGTTTTTGCAAAGACTGCGCACCGATGAAGGCGGCAAAATCCGAGTTCTTGCGATGGACCAGCGGCATAAAGCCGTTCTTGGCCAGCTCGGCCTCGCGACGGTCGCTGATCGCAATTTCGGTGGGACACTTGATGTCCACGCCCCCATCGTCCGTCGGGAATGTGTGGCAGGGCAGATTCTCGACAGCGCCTCCCGACTCTACACCCCGGATCGCCGTACACCAGCCAAAATGCTTGAAGGAGCGATTGATGTTTACCGCCATGGCATAGGCCGAGTTGGCCCAGGTATACCGATCATGATTCGCGCCGTCCGTGTCTTCCTCGAAATCGAACTCATCGACGGGGTTGGTGCGTGCGCCATAGGGGAGCCGCGCCAGAAAACGCGGCATGGCCAGGCCGAGATAACGGGCATCCTCCGACTCACGCAAGCTTTGCCAGGCCGCGTATTCGGTATTGGAAAAAATCTTGGTCAGATCCCGCGGATTGGCCAGCTCCTGCCAGGACTCCATCTGCATGACCGACGGCGCAGCCCCGGCGATAAAGGGGCTATGCGCCGCAGCCCCAATGCGCGCCAGCTCGCCAAGCATTTCCACATCGGGCGGGCTGTGATCAAAGTGATAATCCCCCACCAGACAACCAAAAGGCTCACCACCAAACTGTCCGTATTCCTGCTCATAGACTTTTTTGAACAAGGGGCTTTGATCCCAGGCCACACCTTTGTAGCGCTTCAGATTGCGAGCCAGCTCTTTTTTGGTCGCAGGAAGCACGCGGATACGCAGCAGCTCATCCGTTTCCGTATTGCTGACCAGATAATGAAGGCCACGCCATGCCCCTTCCAGGCGCTGAAACTCGGGGTGATGCAGGATGTGATTGATCTGCTCGGTCATCTTCTGGTCGATCTGGGCAATCACGGCTTGAATGGTTTGATAGGCGTCCTCACTCAAGGTCACGGACTGGTCCAGGGCCTGCTCGGCCAAGGTGGACACAGCAAACTCAACCGCTTGCTGGGCCTGCTCGGTCTTGGGACGAAATTCCTGCTGCAACAGACGGGACAGCTCATCGAGCTGGGCCGTGTCACGGGTAGCGGTCAAGGTCTGGGGGGAAGTCATGAGGTAGGGCTCCTTATGCGTGGGGATCGCTGTCCTGATCGCCTTGAGACTCGTTCATTGTCAGGGCCTGGGGTGGGCGGCCAGCCAGGGCGCGCAATAGCTCCGGCTGCTCAAGCAAACGCGACAGCAGCGCTTCCGCCCCGCTTTTGCCATCCATATAAGTCAGCAAATTGGCCAGTTGGGTACGGGCTTCGAGCAGGCGTGCCAAAGGCTCGATCTGACGGGCCAGTTCGGCAGGAGAAAAACTGTCCATGGAATCAAAAGAGATTTCCACGCCCAGCATTCCGTCCCCCGTCAAACTATTGGGGACCTGCATGTTCAGCTTGGGCGCAATGGACTTCATGCGGTCATCGAAGTTATCCACGTCAATTTCCATAAACTTGCGCTCGCCCAGATCCGGCAGGCTCTCCGTGTTGTGTCCAGCCAGATCAGCCAGAACGCCCATCACAAAAGGCAGTTGCACACGGTGCTCGGCACCGTACAGTTCGACGTCATATTCAATTTGCACACGCGGAGCCCGATTGCGCCCAAGGAATTTCTGTCCACTACCCGAATTGGATTTCACAGACATCAGGTCTTCTCCAGTTGATTGATGGAATTAAGAGGCCGCCGAGGCCGCCTCGGATCGAGGCATGAAAACCTGGATCTGTTCCCAGGCGCCGGGAGCCAGATCACGAATCAGCTCGTGAAAGCCCATAGGCACCAGTTGCTGGGCGCGCCGCAACAGCAAAGGGGCGGGATGACTAGGTTCGTACTGCTCGAAATACGCCACCAGCTTGTCCAGCAGCAGCACCACTTCTTCGCGCGATGAAACATGCAGGCTCTGCCAGTTGAGCAAATCCATGGGGGGGACTGACGGACGGCCAGACGACAATGTCACCGTACTCGTGGCACTTTCCTGTATGGGTTCAGGAGCCAGCGGCGCAGACGGGGAGGTCGCTGCATCCAGGACCGCGCTGGCCGCTTCCACGGTATCCCAGGCCCCATCGAGCCGCAGCGCCCATTCCGTCTCCAGATGCTGCCGCACCAAGGCCTCCAGCTCCTGGCGGAACTGGCGTAGACGACGCAAGGCCTGGGTCTGACTCTGGCCGGCGGCAAAAGCACGACGCAATTCTTCTACCAGTCGGTCTCGCCCAGGCAGGCCAGAGTCTTTCTGCCCCCCATCCAGTACGTATCCGACTTCGCGCAAATTCAATTGACGGTGCCCCAGGCTGACCACAGGGGCTTCACGCATCAACCGCCCCAGCCCATCAATCGCCGACAAACCCGCCAGGGCATTGACACGGGGCAACGGGTCCAGCTCGCCATCTTCATACAGGCGTGGGTGGACGTACTCCCAGCCCTCTTGCAATGCACCTAACAGCCATTGGCATACGTCCACCAAGGCAGGCAGTCCACCGGTCTGCAAACGCGCCTGGGCCAGAACCACCAGCAAGCGGATATCGGCCGAGCGATCCAGCAAATCCTGCACCAGACGGACGATGCGCGTCCAATCGGGAACCTGGGCCGGAATGATGGTTTGGCCAAACTGCTGTTCACCCTGTACGTGGAGCGCCTGCATCAAGGCCAGAAAATCTGCCTCGTACTCCAGGTTCTCCCCGTAAAGAGCCTTGTCAGGCGCCACGCTCCAGGCTGGCTGCCACGGTTCCTGCATGCCTTCGACCATAGCTGTCGTCTCGAAAAACTGATTACGCAGCCAGTCTAGGAAGCGAAGGTGACACCTTTTTGACTAAAATTTTTCCTTACTTATTTTGCAAAATAGATGTATTTACGCTCTTTTTGAAGCATATAAACGCAAAAGCGCCGCCCGCAGGCAGCGCTTTTCAAACCAACACAGAGAGCGGGCAAAATCAGCTATCCAGCCCCTGCTCCTGTCGCCAATGCTGATAACGTTGCTCCAGAACCGGTCGCAGGGTCTCGTAACTGTCCCAGTCGTCGGGCACATGGTAGATAGAGGGCAGCACCTCGTCGTCCAGCGTATCCACGTAATCGTCCAGATACAGCTCGTCGTAATAAAAATCGCTGAAAGCCTTGCCCAACTCGGACATATCTTCGCTGACCAGCACGTCGTCGCAGCAGTCTTGCAACAATTGCGAGCCTTTGAGCATGTGATCGCGGCACTGGCGCACCTCGTTGGGATAGCGATCGACAAAGGTATCGGCCAGCAAACCTTTTTCCACCAGCCAGGCCAGGTACATGCCAATATGGGTGCGCCCGCCCTGCGGGCCCAGACCAGCAGGATAGTCCCCACCGACATGCCAGTCCACAGCGTCATATTTAACGGGATCAGTGTGCGTTTTCAATGTCGTACCTCCGTAGGTATGCGTAGGTTCTTGGGAAGGGGCTGGCGGGGCGCATTCTTGCCAATCAATTCTGCTCCCCTGCTCTCCATCGCCTTGTCCTTGGCCTTCTGGGTTGCGGACCGGCGTGCTCCCCCACTTTTGACTTCGACCGCCCGGATTTTGCCCGTGTTCTTGTCCTTGATCAGTATATCGATCACACGGCGGGTCAGCGGTGTTTTTGCAGATACCTGCGTACCCATCACCTCATGGCCTTCCTGCTTCAGCTCGGCCTCAACCTCGCGTTCCCGCTGCGCGCCACGACGCCGGTTGCGTTTAAGCTGCGCCCGCTTGGCCTCCCGTGCCGCCGCCTTGCGCGCCGCCTCCGGCCCGCTGCCCGAGACGCCTTTGCCGCCTTTACCGACTCCGCCACCGGCACCACCGCCACCTAGCAACAGCACTTTGAACTGGCTGGGCACCACCCGCATGCCCACTGTGTTGACGGTATTTTGCATGCTCAGGCTGGTCAGGCGGGTGGCTGGAATTCCCTTCCACAGCACATTGGGCACACAGGTAATGGAGCGCGAACGCGACATCACGGTTTGCGAGATCAAGCCCAAGGCTACACCCGGATTGTCGCCATTACTCAAGGGTATCGTCGTGAGCAGATTATGGGCAGGGCCGCCCTGCAACAAGATGTTCCACGCATTGGGGATGCCCATCAGCCCCGTCGCAAAATTGGGGTAAGGAATGGGCAACAGAGCCGGTGGCGTCTTGCAGATGTCGGGAAAGGCGATGTCCATACCGCCCCGTTGGCAATTGGCAAACATCCGGGCTCCTTACTCAAGATTCATATAACGCGCCGTCCAGCTTTCGGATTCGTGCAAAGCCGGATCATTGGGCAGGCAGCCTGCAACCTGCTCCTGTCCGGCCTTGTCCAGCAGGCAACGATGAAACTGGGTGCGTTCAAAATGCGCGCCATCCCAACGGGCCCGGCGGCAATCTGCATACGAGAAATCCGCATAACGCAGCTGGCTATGCTCGAAACGGGCCTGCTCCAGTACCGCCTGCGCGAAGTAGGCTTGCTGTAAAACCGAACCGCGAAAATCCGCCTCGGGGGCATGGGCTTGAGCCCACAGGCTTTGCGTCAGATTGGCTTGCCGCATTTGCAAGCCTTGGGCTTGCGCCTGAACAAACAACGCCTGCTCGGCCTGCACCTGGTTCAGCACGGCCTGATTCAGGATGGCAGACTTGAAATTGGTGCTGCAAAGGCGGGCGTGGCTTAGGTCCGCCTGAGTAAAGTCGGTCCCCATCAAAACACTGCCACCCAGATCCAGCCCGGACAAGTTCATGCCTTGGAAATTGCAGTCAATCGCGGTGACCCGGCTCCAGCGACTGCCTGCCAGCAGGCTGCCGCGCCAATCCAGTTCCATCACCGCCACCTCTTCCAGCCGGGTTGACCGCAAGGACAGCTCGCCAGCCCGGCAACCTGTCCAGGTACAGGCTTGCAACAAAGCCTGATCGAAATTTCCTGACCGCAGCACACAATGCGCCCAATGCGTCTCGATCCAGGCACCGCCTTGCCAAAGAGCACCCTGCAAATCGCAGTCCTGCCAGGTCACCTCACTTGCCTGTACATGTTTGCAAGACAGCTCCTTGAGTACACTGTCCATAAAAACGCAGCCGTCCAGGGTACTGGCATCCAAGACGGCCCCGCTCAGATCGCACTGGTGAAAATGGCTACCCGCCAGATTGACACCTAATGCCTTCACGCGTGGCAAGCGGCAGGACAGGAACACGGCCCCGGAGTAATCACCTGGCGGCAGATACAAGTCACTTAAATCCAGACCTTGCAATGGCTCACCCTGGCGGATGCGCAAACGCAAAACATGAGCGTCCATCAGACCGGGCCTCCCGCCGGTCCACGACGTGCGGTGCGCAGGTAGACATTCCGGCTACGAGTACGCATGTCGGTTTGCCATCCTTGCAGATCAGCCCGAAACAGATTCACCGTATCCAGCAAGGCTCCGCGCACATTCGCTCCGCCGGCCAGACTGTTGCTCATATCAACCTTGCTCAGCACGGCTTGACTGAAGTCCGCATCAATCAAAATGCACTCTCGCAAAACGGCCTGACTCCATTGCGAACCGTGCAGATTGGCACGGGATAAATCGCAACACTGGAGCTGAGCTTGTTCAAAGCAGGACTGGGATAAATCCACGCCTCGCAGATTGCTCTCTTCCAGACGCGCCCCCTGCCAGTTTGACCCTGGCATATCCAGGCCGGACACCACACTTTGGTGCCATGTACTCGCACTGCAATCTGCCACACCATCGAGCAAACCCAACAGCCAGGA
This genomic interval from Alcaligenes ammonioxydans contains the following:
- a CDS encoding pentapeptide repeat-containing protein, which translates into the protein MDAHVLRLRIRQGEPLQGLDLSDLYLPPGDYSGAVFLSCRLPRVKALGVNLAGSHFHQCDLSGAVLDASTLDGCVFMDSVLKELSCKHVQASEVTWQDCDLQGALWQGGAWIETHWAHCVLRSGNFDQALLQACTWTGCRAGELSLRSTRLEEVAVMELDWRGSLLAGSRWSRVTAIDCNFQGMNLSGLDLGGSVLMGTDFTQADLSHARLCSTNFKSAILNQAVLNQVQAEQALFVQAQAQGLQMRQANLTQSLWAQAHAPEADFRGSVLQQAYFAQAVLEQARFEHSQLRYADFSYADCRRARWDGAHFERTQFHRCLLDKAGQEQVAGCLPNDPALHESESWTARYMNLE
- the tssE gene encoding type VI secretion system baseplate subunit TssE; amino-acid sequence: MDRFRLPGRRGAALMRGQADRLQPCLLDRLTDERPDQIWEPPQPMSQYQMRQAVLRDLGHLLNTPNQGATPLMQALVHVRRSCLNYGLSPLAGKTMSEVEWLDVEQALRTAILHFEPRILPDTLQVHCLDHRSQQDLHNVLSLRIQGHVWCEPYPQEFLLRTSIDLESGQLDLEESDASG
- a CDS encoding DUF7832 domain-containing protein, whose amino-acid sequence is MKTHTDPVKYDAVDWHVGGDYPAGLGPQGGRTHIGMYLAWLVEKGLLADTFVDRYPNEVRQCRDHMLKGSQLLQDCCDDVLVSEDMSELGKAFSDFYYDELYLDDYVDTLDDEVLPSIYHVPDDWDSYETLRPVLEQRYQHWRQEQGLDS
- a CDS encoding type VI secretion system protein TssA — its product is MVEGMQEPWQPAWSVAPDKALYGENLEYEADFLALMQALHVQGEQQFGQTIIPAQVPDWTRIVRLVQDLLDRSADIRLLVVLAQARLQTGGLPALVDVCQWLLGALQEGWEYVHPRLYEDGELDPLPRVNALAGLSAIDGLGRLMREAPVVSLGHRQLNLREVGYVLDGGQKDSGLPGRDRLVEELRRAFAAGQSQTQALRRLRQFRQELEALVRQHLETEWALRLDGAWDTVEAASAVLDAATSPSAPLAPEPIQESATSTVTLSSGRPSVPPMDLLNWQSLHVSSREEVVLLLDKLVAYFEQYEPSHPAPLLLRRAQQLVPMGFHELIRDLAPGAWEQIQVFMPRSEAASAAS
- the tssF gene encoding type VI secretion system baseplate subunit TssF, giving the protein MNPELLHYYNRELAYLRELGAEFAQAYPKVAARLGVHDTAVADPYVERLLEGFSFLTARIQLKMDAEFPRLSQQLLDVIQPSWLMPTPSMGLVQFCPSMSEGALAKGFTVPRHTTLRSRIPAGEQTACEFSTCHTVSLWPMALTHVQLGDVAADLPLAALGSRQAAQARSALRLDFSVQGGLTLEELAVDELSLHLAGPESDSSVLLDALLRQALGVFVQMEDEAPQFLAMSDCLTHDGLEDDQAILPMVSQEFSGHRLLREYFALPGRFAFVRLRGLQAAIARARAQALKSRRWSVHIVLKQAWPDLAARVGPGHVRLYCTPVVNLFRRRSERMALRPQASDHHVVMDRTRPMDFEVCLMERVQGHGRRGTDDVVFRPLYASTAQDGGAYGRYYTLRREPRLVSDAQKRWGGRSSYVGSEVYVSLVNQHEQSEFFGMNQISVTAWCSNRDLPLLLPRSPESDFSLQVSAPVAGIRLLGGLTRPRAASTGGRQAWELIAQMSLAQLGVAQSDPIQAADRWRALLAPHVDSADAGALRQLASLMAVQARPVQRAMPGPGPLVMARGVHFEVTLDQSGFPGGRPFVLAAVLSRYLARHVSLNSFVSTQFRSEAGVELGAWGPQAGTRAVL
- the tssG gene encoding type VI secretion system baseplate subunit TssG; the encoded protein is MNRAEQEQLKPQASLEELGRIIQQWPFGHDLFRVLRAVDALQAAQGQPRLGTAPTPRQEEVRVGQPPSLAFAASSVQTARWEDEQLHLDVQGFGLWGPNGPLPLHMTEYFFQRSRNFGDHAGVAFLDQFHHRLFLLFFRAWAQAQAVCDLEHDQDGFTRWLASLAGVGSQGESAPMSDHAVYFQAPALASQTRSAPALQALLASYFQVPVSIQQNVPVWVALDDQTQVCLGRSCSGLGKNAVLGARILDVQQTIRIRIGPLSRQDYGRFLPGRPAWRQLRYCLALYLGLEWSVQLQLVLHASEQPDLGLGAGVGLGQETWLGKPGTQDRADLCLFLDSRPDWHDPRR
- the tssC gene encoding type VI secretion system contractile sheath large subunit; protein product: MTSPQTLTATRDTAQLDELSRLLQQEFRPKTEQAQQAVEFAVSTLAEQALDQSVTLSEDAYQTIQAVIAQIDQKMTEQINHILHHPEFQRLEGAWRGLHYLVSNTETDELLRIRVLPATKKELARNLKRYKGVAWDQSPLFKKVYEQEYGQFGGEPFGCLVGDYHFDHSPPDVEMLGELARIGAAAHSPFIAGAAPSVMQMESWQELANPRDLTKIFSNTEYAAWQSLRESEDARYLGLAMPRFLARLPYGARTNPVDEFDFEEDTDGANHDRYTWANSAYAMAVNINRSFKHFGWCTAIRGVESGGAVENLPCHTFPTDDGGVDIKCPTEIAISDRREAELAKNGFMPLVHRKNSDFAAFIGAQSLQKPQEYYDADATANARLAARLPYLFACCRFAHYLKCIVRDKIGSFRERDDMERWLNGWIMNYVDGDPTNSSQETKARKPLAAAEVSVQEVPDNPGYYAAKFFLRPHYQLEGLTVSLRLVSRLPSLKGEQN
- a CDS encoding DUF4150 domain-containing protein — its product is MFANCQRGGMDIAFPDICKTPPALLPIPYPNFATGLMGIPNAWNILLQGGPAHNLLTTIPLSNGDNPGVALGLISQTVMSRSRSITCVPNVLWKGIPATRLTSLSMQNTVNTVGMRVVPSQFKVLLLGGGGAGGGVGKGGKGVSGSGPEAARKAAAREAKRAQLKRNRRRGAQREREVEAELKQEGHEVMGTQVSAKTPLTRRVIDILIKDKNTGKIRAVEVKSGGARRSATQKAKDKAMESRGAELIGKNAPRQPLPKNLRIPTEVRH
- a CDS encoding Hcp family type VI secretion system effector, whose product is MSVDMFMKIEGANGESKDANHKDWTDILSFSWGASQPGSMSSGGGGGQGKANFNDLHVLARIDKAAPAVMKHCASGKHLGKVELSVCKAGGEQVEYTKITLEEVLVTSVQLNAERDVESVMVNYSFQAARVKQQYWEQSERGSKGAETLVAWDIKQNKEA
- the tssB gene encoding type VI secretion system contractile sheath small subunit, whose amino-acid sequence is MSVKSNSGSGQKFLGRNRAPRVQIEYDVELYGAEHRVQLPFVMGVLADLAGHNTESLPDLGERKFMEIDVDNFDDRMKSIAPKLNMQVPNSLTGDGMLGVEISFDSMDSFSPAELARQIEPLARLLEARTQLANLLTYMDGKSGAEALLSRLLEQPELLRALAGRPPQALTMNESQGDQDSDPHA